CCCACGTTATGCCGGAGTTACCATCAAAGGTATTACTGTAAAGGAAAGCCCTGAATGGATGCAGAACAGATTAAGAGCTATCGGCGTTCGCCCAATCAATAATATTGTAGATATTACAAACTTTATAGTTCACGAACTTGGCCAGCCTCTTCACTGCTTTGATGCAGATGTTGTAGGAAAGAAGGTTATTGTGAAAACATTGCCTGAAGGAACTCCTTTCACCACACTTGATGGGGTAGAAAGAAAACTAAGTGATCGTGACCTGATGATCTGTAACGAGAATGGTCCAATGTGTATTGCCGGAGTATTCGGCGGTTTGGATTCCGGAGTTACTGAGAAAACTGTCAATGTATTCCTTGAAAGTGCATATTTCCATCCTACATGGGTGCGTAAAACAGCACGTCGCTATGCTTTAAATACAGATGCTTCTTTCCGTTTTGAAAGAGGAATCGATCCTTTATATACAGATTATGTATTGAAACATGCTGCACTTTTGGTACAGGAACTGGGTGGCGGAACCGTTTCTTCAGAAATAAAGGATGTATATCCTGTTCCTTTCAGCAAATTCAATGTTGATATTACTTATAAAAAGATAAATACTCTGATTGGTAAAGAGATTCCGGTTGAGACTGTAAAGAGTATCGTTTCAAGTCTTGAGATGGAAATTCTTAGCGAAACTGCCGAAGGTTTGTCACTTGCCGTTCCTCCTTACCGTGTTGACGTGATGCGCGATGTAGATGTTATAGAAGATATTCTTCGTATCTACGGATACAACAACGTGGAAATTCCTTCTACCCTGAAATCAAGTTTAACAACCAAAGGAGTTGCCGACAAATCTTACAAACTTCAGAGCCTTATTTCTGAACAATTGGTAGGTTGCGGATTCAATGAAATATTGAATAACTCATTGACAAGAGCTGCATACTATGAAGGCTCGGAATCTTTCCCTGCAAATAATCTGGTAATGTTGCTGAATCCGTTGAGTAACGACCTGAACTGTATGCGTCAGACTCTATTGTTTGGCGGATTGGAAAGTATCACTCACAATGCAAACCGTAAAAATGCCGACTTAAAATTCTTTGAATTCGGTAATTGTTACTATTTCAATGAAGATAAAAAGAATCCGGAAAAGGTACTTGCTGCATACAATGAAGATTACCACTTAGGTTTGTGGGTATCGGGTAAAATGGTAAGCAATTCATGGGCTCACGCTGACGAACAAAGTACTGTATATGAGTTGAAAGCTTACGTAGAGAATGTCCTTCTTCGTTTAGGTATTGATCTTCGCAAGTTAGTGATTGGAAATCTTTCCGATGATCTTTTCGCTACTGCACTCTCTGTAAATACTCAGGGTGGCAAAAGATTGGCTGCGTTTGGTGTGGTTTCAAAGAAGCAACTGAAGGCATTCGATATTGATAATGAAGTTTATTATGCCGATCTTAACTGGGATGAACTGATGAAAGCCATTAAGTCGGTTAAGGTTTCATATAAAGAGATTTCAAAATTCCCTGCAGTGAAGAGAGACCTTGCATTGCTTATAGATAAACATGTGCAGTTTGCTGAAATAGAAAAGATTGCTTTCGAGACAGAACGCAAGCTTTTGAAATCAGTTTCTTTGTTCGACG
This genomic interval from uncultured Bacteroides sp. contains the following:
- the pheT gene encoding phenylalanine--tRNA ligase subunit beta, with amino-acid sequence MNISYNWLKEYVNFDLTPDEVAAALTSIGLETGGVEEVQTIKGGLEGLVIGEVLTCVEHPNSDHLHITTVNLGSGEPTQIVCGAPNVAAGQKVVVATLGAKLYDGDECFTIKKSKIRGVESIGMICAEDEIGIGTDHAGIIVLPAEAVPGTLAKDYYNVKSDYVLEVDITPNRADACSHFGVARDLYAYLVQNGHNTQLTKPSVDAFKIDNHDLDIDVVVENSEACPRYAGVTIKGITVKESPEWMQNRLRAIGVRPINNIVDITNFIVHELGQPLHCFDADVVGKKVIVKTLPEGTPFTTLDGVERKLSDRDLMICNENGPMCIAGVFGGLDSGVTEKTVNVFLESAYFHPTWVRKTARRYALNTDASFRFERGIDPLYTDYVLKHAALLVQELGGGTVSSEIKDVYPVPFSKFNVDITYKKINTLIGKEIPVETVKSIVSSLEMEILSETAEGLSLAVPPYRVDVMRDVDVIEDILRIYGYNNVEIPSTLKSSLTTKGVADKSYKLQSLISEQLVGCGFNEILNNSLTRAAYYEGSESFPANNLVMLLNPLSNDLNCMRQTLLFGGLESITHNANRKNADLKFFEFGNCYYFNEDKKNPEKVLAAYNEDYHLGLWVSGKMVSNSWAHADEQSTVYELKAYVENVLLRLGIDLRKLVIGNLSDDLFATALSVNTQGGKRLAAFGVVSKKQLKAFDIDNEVYYADLNWDELMKAIKSVKVSYKEISKFPAVKRDLALLIDKHVQFAEIEKIAFETERKLLKSVSLFDVYEGKNLEAGKKSYAVSFLLQDETQTLNDKQIDKFMSKLVANLENKLGAKLR